The Bacteroidota bacterium sequence TTAATGATACCTCTTGCAGCGGGGGGAATATTTTCTTTGATTCTGATATTTAAAGGGATGATTGGATTGATAGCTCCGGTTACTCTAATATTTTATGGGCTGGCGCTGGTAAATGGGAGTAAGTACACACATGAACATATAAAATATCTTGGATTTGCGGAAATATTATTGGGTTTACTTGCTACTTATTTTGTTGGGAACGGATTGTTTTTTTGGGCTGTAGGTTTTGGTGTATTACACATAGTTTATGGGATATATATGTATGTAATACCAATTACACATCAAAATGACATATAAAACCTTTGTCTTTTCAATTTTATCTTCTGTAAAAAATAGTTCCGTCTAGGCTTAGCCTAGATGCAACGATTTTTGTAAATCGTTAAAATCAAAAATACTTTGATTTTAACATGTCATTCTGAAACGTAATTGGTATAATTAGAGAGAAGTGAAAGATATATTAAAAAATATAAATAAGGTTTTCGAAAACAAAATTAGAATGGGGATCATGTCCGTTCTAAGTGTAAACGAATCTGTTGATTTTAACAGAATGAAGGAGGTTTTGGCAGTGACTGATGGAAATCTGGCTTCTAATATAAAGTCGTTGGAGAAGAACGGATATATTGATGTAAGTAAGGAATTTGTTGGTAAGAAGCCTCACACAACTTATAGAATAACGAAATTAGGTAAAAGTGCTTTTATTAAGCACATTGATGCTGTGGAAAGATTTATAAAAGCGCAGAAATAATTTTTTTAACTAAAAACTTTGAAGTTCAAAGTACTTTTAAAAACTAGATAATATGGAAAATGAAAAAAATGAAATCTCAATTTTTGAAAGATTGAGTAACTGGTCCAGAAGCTCAGTAACCCTTAAGTTAGCTTCTATAACCTTTTTAACATTGATGTTGTTGATTCCACAAAGTATGGTGGAGGATTTGATTCAGGAGAGACAAGAGGCTAAGGCTTTTGCAACAAATGAAGTTAACAATATCTGGGCAAATAGTCAGGTAGTTTCCGGGCCAATAATTACCGTACCTTTTATTGTTGAAATAATAACTGAAGGGAAGATTTCGAGAGTGAAAAAGTTTGCTAACTTTCTTCCGGATGACCTATCTGTAAATGGCAATATTTCCCCGGAAAGTTTGAAGCGTGGGATTTATAAGATTGTTGTATATAAGTCTAAACTTGATATAAAAGCAAATTTTGAAAAGTTGAAAAACTTCCCGAATGCAAAAGAAGTATTGTGGAATGAAGCATATCTTACATTCGGAATAAGTGACTTACGGGGAATAAGGGAAAATTTGAATTTAAAAATAAATGGGAAGGTGGCTGAAATTGAAGCCGGCACAAAAAATAATTCATCAATTAAATCAGGAGTAACAGTTTTATTAAATGATATTAATGAGGAAACAACAAATATTCCATTTTCAATAAGCCTGGACTTGCAGGGGTCTAATTATTTAAAATTTATCCCAATGGGAAAAACTACTTCTGTAAAGCTTAGTTCATCATGGGATTCACCGAGCTTTATAGGTAATTTTTCTCCAAAAGAAAGGGTAGTGAATGAAGAAGGGTTTTCGGCTTACTGGAAAGTATTGGACCTCAATAGAAACTTCCCTCAATCGTGGATTAATAATCAATATTCTCCATCAGAAGATTCAAGTTTCGGGGTGAATTTATTACTTTCTGTAGATGATTACCAAAGATCCATGAGATCGGTAAAATACTCCCTGATGACAATAGTTTTGGTATTTTTGGTGTTCTTTCTAACTGAAATAATCAATAAGAAAAAGATTCATGCTTTTCAGTATACACTGGTAGGTTTGGCAATTATTCTTTTTTACACTCTGCTTGTGTCAATATCCGAGCATACTAATTTTAATGTATCTTATTTACTTTCTTCCATTATTGTTACCACGATGATTGGATTATATTCTATAAGTATTTTTAATAATATGAAACTGTCTATAATACTAGTATTGACTATTGTTGGAATATTTACGTTTATTTTTGTAACTCTTCAATTGGAAGAATTTGCTTTATTGATCGGAACCGTTGGCCTTACTGCTATTCTTGGTATTACTATGTATTCAACCAAAAATATTAAGTGGAATAAAGATTAATTGGTATAATATGTTTTTAGGGTGCGGAGCGCCGAAATATAGTTGGCCCGGACTATTCGCAAATAATTATTTTTGGAGCTCATGATTATACCAGTTGTGATTTAAATTTACTGGAAAGAAAATTGGGTTTATTTTGTTCATAGTAATAAAGAAAATTCAAGCATAGCCATAGCTACGGTTTAATTTTATTTTGAAGCTATGGGCAAAATAAAGCGATTTAATCCAGTAATTTTAATTTATAACTGGTATTACTTCGTAATTGTAGCGGCAGCCTTTGTTTGGGATAGCTTGTGAGAAATATATTTTGGCGGCTGAGCTCTAGCGAAGACTCCAAAATGTAATTTTCGAACTGCTATTCCGGGCAAAGCTATAGCGGAGAGCCTGTCTGCCAATCCAGGCAGGCCGGAAATAGCGCCAAAAAATGACACGGGAAACTTCAGGTATTAATATTTACGGGTTATTCTTTATTTTTAGTATCGATACAAATTGTAACCGGTCCGTCGTTGATAAGAGCAACTTTCATATCGGCACCAAATTCACCTGTGCCTATTTTCTTATTCATATCTTCTTCAAAGCGGGAAACGAATTTATTGTACATCGGAATTGCGAAATCCGGTTTTGATGCTTTTATATAAGTAGGTCTGTTTCCTTTTTTTGTTCCGGCATGAAGAGTAAACTGACTTACAACAATGGCTTCACCATCAATATCGATAACGGACTTATTCATGACCCCGTTTTCATCATTGAAAATTCTGAGTCTTGAGATTTTTGCCGAGATCCAGGCAATATCTTCATCGGTATCTGCATCTTCAATGCCTAAAAGGACTAATATCCCCTTTTTTATTTTACTTTTTATTTCTCCGTCTATTGTAACTGAAGCTTCAGATACTCTTTGTATAAGTGCGCGCATTATTTAAGTTCAAAGTTGATATTTCATAGAGTATGTTTTTTATAATTGATGATTTTTCATGAATCATTAACTAATTACTATGAACTAATTATGCATAATCGTCTGTTCTGTAGCCTTCCTCATCATCTTCTAAAAAGCTCAGGTAGCTAAGATATCTTGAGGCAGCAATTTCTTCATTCTCAACAGCATCTTTTACCGCACATTTTGGCTCATTTGTATGCAGGCAATTATTGAATTTACATTTGTCTTTAAGTGCAAAAATTTCAGGGAAATAATCTCCAACTTCAGCAGGATCCATGTCTACCAGACCAAAGCCTTTTATACCCGGAGTATCTATTATGAAACCTCCAAAATCCAGTTCGAACATCTCAGCATATGTTGTAGTATGTTGACCTTTGTTGTGTGAGTGTGAAACTTCAGAAGTTTTTAAATTCAAGTTAGGGTCAATCGCATTAATTAAAGTGGATTTTCCAACACCGGAATGTCCGGAAAACATCGAAACGTGATTTTTCATTTTTTCTACAACCAAGTCGATGTTTTTTCCGGTTTTGGCCGAAATTTCTATGCACTCATAACCTATATCAGTGTAGATATCGTTGAGCATCATCATCTCTGCACGTTCTTCCAGTTCGTAGATGTCAATTTTATTGAAAAGTATGACAGTTGGAATATTATATGCTTCGGCAGTAACAAGAAACCTGTCTATGAAGCCAGTTGACGTATGCGGTTTGGCCATAGTGACAACCAAAAAAGCCATATCAATATTAGAGCCAATTATATGAGTTTGTTTCGAAAGATTTACGGACTTTCTTACTATATAATTCTTTCTGTCTAAAATTTCATTAATTACTCCGGTTTCCTTGTTTGACTCTAAATCGAACATGACCCAATCGCCTACAGCTAAAGGGTTGGTGCTTTTTATTCCCTTTATTCTGAATTTTCCTTTAATGCGACATTCGTAATATGTGCCCTCATCGGTGCGAACTGAATACCAACTGCCTGTTGACTTAGTTACTA is a genomic window containing:
- a CDS encoding transcriptional regulator encodes the protein MKDILKNINKVFENKIRMGIMSVLSVNESVDFNRMKEVLAVTDGNLASNIKSLEKNGYIDVSKEFVGKKPHTTYRITKLGKSAFIKHIDAVERFIKAQK
- the creD gene encoding cell envelope integrity protein CreD — encoded protein: MENEKNEISIFERLSNWSRSSVTLKLASITFLTLMLLIPQSMVEDLIQERQEAKAFATNEVNNIWANSQVVSGPIITVPFIVEIITEGKISRVKKFANFLPDDLSVNGNISPESLKRGIYKIVVYKSKLDIKANFEKLKNFPNAKEVLWNEAYLTFGISDLRGIRENLNLKINGKVAEIEAGTKNNSSIKSGVTVLLNDINEETTNIPFSISLDLQGSNYLKFIPMGKTTSVKLSSSWDSPSFIGNFSPKERVVNEEGFSAYWKVLDLNRNFPQSWINNQYSPSEDSSFGVNLLLSVDDYQRSMRSVKYSLMTIVLVFLVFFLTEIINKKKIHAFQYTLVGLAIILFYTLLVSISEHTNFNVSYLLSSIIVTTMIGLYSISIFNNMKLSIILVLTIVGIFTFIFVTLQLEEFALLIGTVGLTAILGITMYSTKNIKWNKD
- the dtd gene encoding D-aminoacyl-tRNA deacylase yields the protein MRALIQRVSEASVTIDGEIKSKIKKGILVLLGIEDADTDEDIAWISAKISRLRIFNDENGVMNKSVIDIDGEAIVVSQFTLHAGTKKGNRPTYIKASKPDFAIPMYNKFVSRFEEDMNKKIGTGEFGADMKVALINDGPVTICIDTKNKE
- the rsgA gene encoding ribosome small subunit-dependent GTPase A, coding for MKGLVTKSTGSWYSVRTDEGTYYECRIKGKFRIKGIKSTNPLAVGDWVMFDLESNKETGVINEILDRKNYIVRKSVNLSKQTHIIGSNIDMAFLVVTMAKPHTSTGFIDRFLVTAEAYNIPTVILFNKIDIYELEERAEMMMLNDIYTDIGYECIEISAKTGKNIDLVVEKMKNHVSMFSGHSGVGKSTLINAIDPNLNLKTSEVSHSHNKGQHTTTYAEMFELDFGGFIIDTPGIKGFGLVDMDPAEVGDYFPEIFALKDKCKFNNCLHTNEPKCAVKDAVENEEIAASRYLSYLSFLEDDEEGYRTDDYA